GCCTCAACGCACCGGCGCCGGCCGCGGACCCTCGATGAGCGTGAATCGCGCCCGCGCTGCCGGGTAATCGACATCGACCACGAACCAGCGCAGCAGCGAGCCACCCAGGGCACCATCGACCTTGCGGTCCATGAAACCCGACATGTACTCGTGGAAGTTGGAATCCGCGCGCCGGGTGAACCAGACCGGGCCGACGCGGTGGCCGGCGATCTCCATCTGCGGCACTTCGATCATCGCCTCGCCTTTGGTGGCGCCGCCGCGCAGATCGGCGTTCTCGACCACGCGCCAGTCCGGATGGGCCTTGCGCCAGGCATCGAACAGGCTGGCGACGATGAAGCTGGTGGCGCAGTCGCCGGGAGATCCAACACCGATCGCCTTCGCCGCGTCGGCGGAGGCTGAGATGGTCGCCCCCGTGTCGAACAGGAAAGGCAGTTCGACGCCATCGACGCGTGCCACGATGCTCGGGAAATGGGTCTTGCGCTGGCCGTCTTCGTCCACCGGGAATCCCAGCGGCACGCTGTGCGGCGCGCTCGCATCGATCGGCGCCGCATCGGCCAGCAAACGACCTTGTGCATAGTCGAAGGTCCAGCGACGGCCGCCGAACCAGTCCTGACCGAGCATGCCATCGCCGAAGTTCACACGCGGATCCGGCGGCAGGACGTACAGCCGCCCCTTCGCCGGGCCGTCGCGCCGGTCAGTATCAGGGTCCAGCGCCGGGATACCCTGACCTGGGGCGAAGGCCGGGAACGCGGCCAGGCGCATCTCGCGATCGCCGTCGCGCAGGCTGACCACGTCGAGCTGCAGCCGGTTCACGCTGGATTCGGCCAGCCACAGGCCGCCACCGGTATCGGTGTACAGCCGCAGGGTCTCGCCGCCGGCGGTCGTCGGGGTGACGAAAAACCGGTCGCAACTGAAGTCCACCGGCAGTGCGACCGGTACTGCCGCCACCGCGCCGGACAGCCCGGCCAGCATCCATCCGACCACTCGTGCGAGCGGTTCCCGCATCCTCGCCGCGACCTGCATGACGTGTCTTCCTTGCCTGGACCGGCGAAAGTCTGGCGAGCGCCGGGACGGCGCGGCCAGTGCCAGCAGTCCCGCCCCGGGAACCAGGACGAAAGGCAGGTCCCGCTGTCTGCGCGACGGGCGTCCGGATGCGCCGCCGGGATGCAGACAATCGGCGAGTCGGACTTGCCCGGGTGACGGCGCTGCGCAATCCTGTCGCGACGCCGCATGTTCGCGGGCGCAGTTGCGGAGATCCCTCGATGCGCAGGAACCGACTGTCGATCGTCACCTGGCTAGCCGTGGCACCGGCGCTCTCGGCGGCCCCGGTCGACCGCTGCGATCAGATCGCAGGTTATGAGCTGTCGCCGAGCATCAGCGGCAACACCGTCGCCAGCTTCGGCAACCAGTACGATCTGAATGCCTGCGCCGGGCAGCCCGGCGCCTCGCTGCTGCCCGCCTCGGGCCAGGCGACCGAACAGGTGGTCAAGCTGCAAGTGGCCAGCCCGTGCACGGCCACAGTGACCGTGGTGGGCGGATTCTCGGGTGCCAACCAGTCGGATCCGGCTGTCTACGCGGCCACCACCTGCCCCATCGCGGATCCGGGCAGCACCCAGTTCCTCGACAGCAGCTGCCTCGCGGCCGCCGATGCCACGGGCGGGCTCGGCACCGAGGTGATCAGCTTCGCGGCGCAGCCCGGGGTGGATTACTTCGTGTACTTCGACGGCTTCCTCGCCGCGCAGGGCCCGTACACCGCCACCCTCAGCGGATGCACGCTGACGGATCCAGCAGCGGATCCCGTGTTCGCCAACGGTTTCGAGGGCTGACGGCCCTGAGTGTCGCGACACCGGAGTCGGGTCACGCGATACCTCGAGCGGTGCGTCGCGAGACATCCGGAGCGTATCGCGCCAGCGAAATCCGTCGCGGGACGTCTTGCGGCGTGTCGCCAGATGCTCCCTGCGATGTCGCGCTACCGTAATCGGTCCGCGGGCGGCGGTGACCGCACCGGCCGCCGCGCATCTCGTGTCACGTCTTCGGTAACGTCACTCCCAACTGCCCCTGGTACTTGCCGCCGCGGTCGCGGTAGCTGGTGGCGCAGACCTCGTCGGACTCGAAGAACAGCATCTGCGCCACGCCCTCGTTGGCGTAGATTTTGGCCGGCAGCGGAGTGGTGTTGCTGAATTCCAGGGTCACGTGGCCTTCCCACTCCGGTTCCAGCGGGGTCACGTTGACGATGATCCCGCAGCGCGCGTAGGTGCTCTTGCCGAGGCACACCGTGAGCACGCTGCGCGGAATGCGGAAGTACTCCACTGTGCGCGCCAGGCAGAAGGAGTTCGGCGGGATGATGCACACCGGGCCCTTGAAGTCGACGAAGCTGCGCTCGTCGAAGTTCTTCGGATCGACGATGGTCGAGTTGATGTTGGTGAAGATCTTGAACTCGTCGGCGCAGCGCACGTCGTAGCCGTAGCTCGACGTGCCGTAGCTGACCAGGCGCTGCCCGTCGCCGCCGTAGCGCACCTGTTCGGGCGCGAAGGGCTCGATCATCCCGTGCTGCTCCGCCATGCGGCGGATCCAGTGGTCGCTCTTGATGCTCATCGCGGTTTCAGCGGCGGCTGTCGAGCACGGTGTTCCACTCGGCCACCTTGCCGGCCACTTTCGGGCTGGCGAGGAAGGCATCGACATCGCCCTCGATGCTGATCGAGTTGATCGCATCGCCCTGGCGGATCGCGTCGACCACGTTCTGACCCTCGATCACTTCGCCGAACACGCTGTGCTTGCCGTCCAGGTGCGGCGTCGGCCCGTGGGTGATGAAGAACTGGCTGCCGTTGGTGCCCGGGCCGGCATTGGCCATCGACAGGATGCCCGCCTTGTTGTGGCGCAGCGAGCTGGCGAATTCATCGCCGAAGCGGTAGCCCGGGCCGCCGCGTCCACTACCTTCCGGACAGCCGCCCTGGATCATGAAATTGCTGATCACGCGGTGGAAATTCAGGCCGTTGTAGAAGCCGCGCTTCGCCAGGTTGGCAAAGCTGGCGACCGTCAGCGGCGTCAGGTCAGGCGTCAGCTTGACACGGATGGTGCCGCGGGAGGTGTTGAACACAGCGGTCAGATCAGTCATGGCAACCTCGACAAGTCAGGAATGAAGTTCAGGCAAGCTGCGCGCCGGCATTGACGATGCCTGTGCACAGCGAAAGGGTGGCAACCCACAACGCGACGGACACGCGGTCCTGCTCGATCGCCGCGTGCAAATCGCGGTGCAGCAGTCGCGCCGCAAGATAGGTGGCGAATTGCACGAGGAGCGCCACCAGGCCCCATTGCGCCAATTGCCACAGATCCTCGCTGCGCGCCATCGCGACTGCCACCGGAATGGCGAAACCGAGCATCGCACCCGCCAGCATCACCGCGGCGCTGACACTGCCGGCGCGGATCAGTTCGAGTTCGCTGTGCGGCGTGGCCAGGGTGTACAGCGACCAGAACGCCGCGAGCAACAGCATCCCCATCGCGAAAAAGGCCGCGAATTCGGGCAGATGGCTCAGGTAATTCGGCATCATGGGTGGGCCCGGCGCATGGGGGCGCAGACTAGCCCGGAAATTTCGTGAGGTCACGCGGATGATCGCGAAGACCGCGCGCCGGTCGGTTGCCAGGGCCGCGGGACAATTGCCCCGGAAGCTCCTTTGCGTCGCGGCGCGCTTTCGGTTGAACTCCGCACCTTCCTGTCGTCCCGCCCACGCATGCCCTTACGCCTCAAGCTGCTGCTGATCGCCATGGTGGCCGCGGTGTTCCCGCTGGCCGGCTGGCGCTTCGTGGTGCAGATGGAAACCACGCTCAGGCAGAGCCAGGAGCGTGCGGTGATGGCGTCTGCGCGCACGCTCGCCAGCGCCTTGCCGGCGGCGGATGGCGATTTGCGCGCCGCGCTGATCGCGCCCGCGGTGCTGCATGCGCGGCCGATGAACATCGACGTGGCCACCGACGGCTACCCGGACGACTGGGGCTCCTGGCATGTCGAGCCCGAACTGTTGCCGAGCGAAGGCGGCCTGCGCGCACGCCTGTACGTGGGCCGCGGCCCGGGCGCGATCAATTTATGGCTTGAGGTGGACGACGACACGCCGGTCGCCGCTGCCGCCGACGGCACCCTTGGAGAGCATGCGGACCACATCGACCTGTGGCTGCGCGATCGTTATGGCGAACGCCGCTGGCGCGTCGCGCGTATGGGCGACGGGATCACCGCTGCGCAGCCGATGCCGGGCGCGGATGGCCGCCAGCCCAGCTTCGACTTGCCGGCAGCGTGGACCGAAGGGCCGGGCGGCTATCGGGTGGAACTGCGCGTGCCGGTGGCGGATCCAGGGCTGGAACTGGCGCTGGATGTGCGCGACTACCCGGTCATCGGCGCCGATTTGCCGCGTGCCAGCGCCAGCAGCGCCGCTCGCGGCCTGCGCTACCGGGCACTCGCGCCGCTGTGGCGCGAGAGCCCGCTGCTGCGCAGCCTGGTGCCGGAGAACGCACGGCTGCGGGTGCTCGACGGCGAGGGCTATGTGCTGGCGCGCAGCGGCAGCCTGCGCCCGGGCAGCGACACCTCCGATGACGACCACGAACTTTCCTTCCTGCGCTGGCTGCGCGCGCTGGTCTACCGTCACCTGCTGGCGCCGCAGATGGCCAGCGGCGACGGCTACGCCTACAACCTGCTGCGCCTGACAACCACCCAGGTGGACGCTGCGCTGACCGGCACCCCGGGCGCCACCTGGCGGCCGGCGGCGAGCCAGGCGAGCGTGATCCTGACCGTGGCCCTGCCGCTGCTGCACGGCTCGGACGTGGTCGGCGTGGTCATGCTGGAAGAGACCTCTGACGCGCTGCTGTTATGGACCAACCGCGCGCTCGGCAGCCTGCTGCTCGGCGGACTGCTGACCATGCTGGTCGCGGCAGCGATCCTGTTCGGCTACGCCGGCTACCTGTCCTACCGCATCCGCAAACTGCGCAACGCCGCCGAGAACGCACTGACCGCGGAAGGTCGCGTCGTCGGCAACTTCCCGCGTTCCAGTGCGGTCGATGAGATCGGCGACCTCTCGCGCAGCTTCGGCCGCCTGCTCGACCAGGTCAGCGCCTACACCGACTACCTGCGCACCCTGGGCGGCAAGCTCTCGCACGAGCTGGCGACCCCGCTGGCGGTGGTCAAGTCCTCGCTGGAAAACCTGGAACAGGAGGCGATGACCGAATCGGCGCGGATCTACGCGGAGCGCGCGCGCTCCGGCGCCGAACGCCTCGGCGCATTGCTGCGTACGCTGTCGCAGGCCAGCCGCATCGAGAGCGCGATCGCCGGCGCCGAGGCCGAGGACTTCGACCTGCGCGAATTCCTGATCGGCGCCGCGGCCGGCTATCGCGACCTGGCCGAGGACCGCGAGTTCACCCTTGCGGTGCCGGAGAATCCGTTGCCCTTCCACGGCGCACCCGAACTGATCCACCAGGCGCTCGACAAGCTGGTCGACAACGCCCTCGGCTTCTGCCCACCCGGCGGCTCGATTCGCCTGGCACTGGAAGTGAAGATCATCGGCAGCATCGATCTGGTGCTGTCCAACAACGGCCCGCCACTGCCGCAGAAGATGCAGGACCGTTTGTTCGATTCGCTCATCAGCGTGCGCGACGGCCGCGCCACCATGTCCCCACACCTCGGCCTTGGCCTCTACATCGTCCGCCTCGTCGCCGAGTTGCATCAGGGCGAAGCGAGCGCCGCCAACCTGCCCGACATGAGCGGCGTCGAGTTCCGGATGCGCATGCGGGGCATGCGTTAGGAGCGGTTGTTGGTTGTTGGTTGTTGGTGGCAGCGAAGCTCACACGCCGCGACACCTGTGGGAGCCGACTCTGTCGGCGATCTTTCCAGCGGCCGCCGGAGAAGGGCTGAAGCCACAGGTTCCCGACCACCGGCTCTTGCTGCCGACAACCGACAACCCGCATCTCACACTAGACTGCCGCAGTCGATCCACTGGAGACACCCATGCAACTAGACCTCACCGGCCGCCACGCCCTGATCGGCGGCGGCAGCCAGGGCATCGGCCGCGCCGCGGCGCTTGAGCTGGCGCAACTGGGTGCCGATGTCACCGTGATCGGGCGCGATGAAGCGCGCCTGCATGCGACGCTGGTCGAACTGACGGCGATTCGGCGCGGCCGTTACCACGCGCTGGTCGCCGACTACGCCGACCGCACGGCGCTGGCGCGGATCGCTGGCGACTGGCTGGCGCAGTTCCCGGCACAGATCCTGGTCAACAACACCGGCGGGCCGCCGCCGGGGCCGATCGAGCTGGCCAGCGAGGAGGCCTTCCTCGACACCTTCGGCCAGCATCTGCTGTGCAACCAGTTGCTGACGCGGCTGGCATTGCCGGGCATGCGCGCGGCTGGCTACGGCCGCATCGTCAATGTGATTTCCACGTCCGTGCGCGAGCCGATCAAGGGTCTGGGCGTGTCGAATACCGTGCGCGGCGCGGTCGCTTCGTGGGCCAAGACCCTGGCCACCGAACTGGCGCCGGAAGGGATCACGGTCAACAACGTGCTGCCCGGCTTCACCCGGACCGCGCGCCTCGACGGGCTGATCGCCGGCAAGATGAAGTCCAGCGGCGCCAGCGAGGACGCGGTGGCCGCCGGCATGAAGTCGGTGGTACCGATGGGCCGCTTCGCCGACGCCGGCGAGGTCGCCGCGGCAATCGCCTTCCTCGCTTCGCCGGCCGCCGGGTACATCACCGGCGTCAGCCTCGCGGTCGATGGCGGACGCACGCTGTGCCTGTGAGCGATATGCTCGCGGGTGGTGACACTCAAGCGGCATGACGCCTGGCGCATGACCGTGACGGGAGGGCACGCGGGCAAGAGGGCACGAGGGCACGAAATGGCCCGGCACCCGCTTTCCCGTGCCCTCGTGCTCTCTTGCCCTCGTGCCCTCGTCCCGAACCATGCGTGATTCCCTGCTGCGCCTGACCAATTTCATCGACGGCGACTACTGCGCGCCGCTTTCCGGCGCCTGGCTGCCGGTGACCGAACCCGCGACGGGGCAGGTTTATGCCGAGGTGCCCGATTCCGGCGCGGCTGACATCGATGCCGCAGTCGCTGCGGCACAGCGGGCGCAGCGCGGCTGGGCGGCGACCGCGCCGAGTGCACGCGCGGCGATGCTGCGGCGGATCGCTGACCTGATCGAATCGCAGCTGGATGCTTTTGCCGAAGAAGAGTCGCGCGACAGCGGCAAGCCGGTCCATGTGGCGCGCAGCGTCGACATTCCGCGCGCGGTCAGCAACTTCCGCTTCTTTGCCTCGATGGCCGAGAGTTTTGCCTCCGAAAGCCATGTCGGCGAAGTCGGCACGCTGAACTACACGCTGCGCCAGCCGCTCGGGATCGTCGGCTGCATCAGCCCGTGGAACTTGCCGCTGTACCTGCTGACCTGGAAAATTGCGCCGGCGCTGGCGGCGGGCAATTGCGTGATCGCCAAGCCGAGCGAGATCACCCCGGTAACCGCCTGGCTGCTCGGCGAGATCGTGCAGCAGGCGGGCCTGCCGCCGGGCGTGCTCGCCATCGTGCACGGCAGCGGGCCGCGCTGCGGCCAGCCGCTGGTGGCGCACCCGAAGATCAAGGCGATCTCCTTCACCGGCAGCACCGCCACCGGCGCCGCCATCGCCAGCGCGACAACAACCCAGTTCAAGAAGCTCTCGCTCGAGATGGGCGGCAAGAACGCCACCGTGGTGTTCGCCGACTGCGACTTCGAGCGCACCGTGGCCGAATGCGTGCGCGCGGCCTTCTCCAACCAGGGCCAGATCTGCCTGTGCGGCTCGCGCATCCTGGTCGAGCGCCCTTTGCTTGCGCGCTTCCGCGAGGCTTTCGTCGAGCGCGTGCGCCAGCTGCGCGTGGGCGATCCGCGCAACCCGCAGAGCGACATTGGCGCGCTGGTGTCAGCCGCGCACCGCGACAAGGTCGAGAGCTACATCGCCCTGGCGCACGAGGAAGGCGGACGCCTGCTGACCGGCGGCGAACGGGTGGCCGTCGAAGGTCGCTGCGCCAACGGCTATTTCCTGGCGCCGACGGTGTTCGACCACCTGGACGCACACTGCCGCGTCAACCAGGAAGAGATCTTCGGCCCGGTGGCGACGATCACCGCCTTCGACGACGAGGCGCAGGCATTGGCCTACGCCAACAGCACCCGCTACGGCCTGGCCGCGAGCGTGTGGACCCAGGACCTCTCGCGCGCGCACCGCGTCGCCGCGGAACTGGAAGCCGGCGTCGTCTGGATCAACTGCTGGATGGCGCGCGATTTGCGGACGCCCTTCGGCGGCGTCAAGCACTCCGGCCTCGGCCGCGAGGGCGGACTCGACGGCATGCGCTTCTTTACCGAGCCGAAGAATGTGTCGTTGAGGGTGTGAGTGGTGAGTAGTGAGTAGTGAGTAGTGAGTAGCGGGTAAAATCCGGCGGTTGCGCGGGCTTGCGCAAGCGAGCGGCTGCTACTGACTACTCACTACTGACTACTCACACCCCATACATGACCGCCAGCATCCACACGAGCACCGCACCGAAGCCCGTCGGCCACTATCCGCATGCACGGCGGGTGGGCGATCTGCTGTTCCTGTCCGGCATCGGCCCGCGCTCGCCTGAGGACAACTCGATCCCGGGCAATGTGCACGATGCCGGCGGCGCATTGGTCGAGTACGACATCGCCGCGCAGTGCCATTCGGTGTTCGCCAACGTGCGTGCGGTGCTGGAAGCCTGTGGCGCGCAATGGTCGGATCTGGTCGACGTGACCGTCTACCTCACCGACATGGCGCGCGACTTCAAGGTCTACAACCGGATCTGGGCCGAGTATTTCCCTGACCCGGAGCAGGCGCCTTGCCGCACCACGCTGGGCATCAGCGCCCTGCCGACGCCGATCGCCATCGAACTCAAGTGCGTTGCGCAGGCGCCGGCGGTACGCGCGGGTCTGTGACCCACGAGCCCGATCCACTCATCGAACCAACCCCGGGACGAATCCCATGTGGCCATCCCCGATCAACCTCAACGCCTGGATCGACGAGCACCGCCATTTGCTCAAGCCGCCGGTGGCGAACAAGTGCATCGAGCAGGGCGACTTCATCGTGATGATCGTCGGTGGGCCGAACGCGCGCACCGACTACCATGTCGAGGACGGCCCGGAGTTCTTCTACCAGCTCGAAGGCGAGATGGTGCTGAAGATCCAGCACGAGGGTCGCGCCCAGGATGTGCCGATCCGCGCCGGCCAGATCTATTACCTGCCGCCACGAGTCCCGCACTCGCCGCAGCGCATGGCTGGTTCAATTGGCCTCGTCATCGAACGCAAGCGCCTGGCGCATGAACTCGACGGCCTGCTGTGGTATTGCGAACGCTGCAACCACAAGCTGTACGAGGAATTCTTCGCACTGGAGAACATCGAAACCCAGTTCGGTGCCGTATTCGACCGCTTCTACTCGTCCACCGAAAAGCGCACCTGCAGCGCGTGCGGGTATTTGAATCCGGCGCCGGGGCGATACGGGTGAAGCGGTGTTGGTTGCTGGTGTTGGTGTTGGAAAAGGCAACGCAGCGGCGCTCTGGGATATCAGCCTGTCCGCGAGCGAAGTACCACGAGTCCTTCCAACACCAACAACTAACACCAACACCTGACACCGCATCAACGGCTCAGGCGCTAGCATCCCCAATCCCGTCACCCTCCACGAGGATCGCCCCATGGCCATCGAACTCCCCGCCCTGCCCTACGCCCGCGACGCGCTGGTGCCGCATATCTCGCCGGAAACCATCGATTTCCACTACAGCAAGCACCATCAGGCCTACGTCACCAACCTGAACAACCTGATCAAGGGCACCGCGCACGAGAACCAGAGCCTGGAAGAGATCGTGCGTTCGTCCTCCGGCGGCGTGTTCAACAATGCGGCCCAGGTGTGGAACCACAGTTTCTACTGGAACTGCCTGAAGCCGAACGGCGGCGGCGCCCCGACGGGCGCGTTGACAGCGGCCATCGACGCTGGCAGCTTCGACAGGTTCAAGGAAGAGTTCACCAAGACCGCGATCGGCACCTTCGGCTCCGGCTGGGCCTGGCTGGTGCAGCGCGCCGACGGTTCGCTGGCGCTGGCCAGCACCAGCAACGCCGCCACCCCGCTGACCGGCGACGACAAGCCGCTGCTGACCTGCGATGTGTGGGAACACGCCTACTACATCGACTACCGCAACCTGCGCGCGAAGTACGTCGAGGCCTTCTGGAACCTGGTCAACTGGGATTTCGTCTCGGCGCAGATGCGCTGATCGATGCTTCGCGGAGCCCGGAGTGCGCGCCCTGGCGCGTTCTCCGGGTACTTTCGAGGCAGCTGCGCCGTACACCGGCCTACGTCAGACGCGCCAGCGCCGGCTCGATCTGTGCCTGCCGCCCGAGCAACTCGGCGGCCAGCTTGAGCCGCCGTCGCAACTCCGCCGTGTCGCCCGCAGTGATCGTTGCGTGGCCCACCTTGCGCCCGGCGCGTGCCGACTTTCCGTAGTCGTGCCAGTGCAGTCCCGGCACCGTGAGTGCCCGGTTGCGGTCGGGCAACTCGCCGATCCAGTTCAGCATGCAGGACACCCCGCGCGGCGTGGTGTCGCCCAGCGGCAGGCCGGCCACCGCGCGGATGTGGTTCTCGAATTGGCTCGTCACCGCGCCTTCGATGGTCCAATGGCCGCTGTTGTGCACCCGCGGCGCCATCTCGTTGGCCAGCAGCTGTCCGTCCACTTCGAAGAACTCGATCGCGAAGGCGCCGACATAGTCCAGCGCCTCGGCCAGTCGTGCGGCGCAAGACTCGGCGGCCGCGACCAGCTCGGGCCCGACCCGGGCCGGTGCCAGCGTCACCGAGAGCACGCCATTGACGTGGATGTTCTCCACCAGCGGGTAACAGCGCAGTTCGCCGTCCTGCGAGCGCACGGCCACGATCGACAGCTCGCGCTGGAAACCGATGCGGGTCTCCAGCACGCAGGGCGCCTGACCCAGCCGGGTGTAGGCGTCCTCCAGCAGCGACGCGTCGGCGACGCTGATCTGGCCCTTGCCGTCATAGCCGAAGCGACGCGTCTTCAGGATCGCCGGGAAGCTGACCGATGCCATCGCCGCCGGGATCTGGCTGGCGTCGTCGATGATCGCGAACGGCGCCACGCCGGTGCCGATGCGCGCGAACAGCGCCTTCTCCGAGCCGCGGTCCTGGGCCGTCGCCAGCGACAGCGGGTTCGGGCGCACCGGACGAACGGCCGCCAGTTCGCGCAGCGCCGGGGCCGAGACGTTCTCGAAATCAAAGGTGATCGCGGCGCAGACATCGGCAAAACGATGCAGCGCAGCGAGGTCGTCGAAAGCCGCCACTTCCAGCGGCGCCACCTCGCCGGAGCAGGCGTCCACCGCCGGATCCAGCGCATGCACGCGCACGCCGAGCGGCGCTGCGGCCAGCGCCATCATGCGCGCCAGTTGGCCGCCGCCAATGACGCCTATTCGCATGCCGGCCGCCGCGGATCGGGCTCAGCGAGCACGCGTTCGGTCTGCGCCTGGCGCAGCGCATTAAGGCGTGCGGCGAGTGGCGGATTGGTCAGCGCGAGGATCGCCGCCGCCGCCAGCGCCGCGTTCTTGGCGCCGGCCTGGCCGATCGCCAGGGTGAGCACCGGGATGCCAGCCGGCATCTGCACGATCGACAGCAGCGAGTCCATGCCGTTGAGCGCCCGCGACTGCACCGGCACGCCGAGCACCGGCAGCCAGGTCTTGGCCGCCAGCATGCCCGGCAGGTGCGCGGCGCCGCCGGCGCCGGCGATGATCACGCGGATACCACGCTCCTCGGCTTCTTCGGCGTAGCTGAACAGAAGATCGGGCGTGCGATGCGCCGACACCACCCGCACCTCGTGCGGAATGCGCAGTTCATCCAGCAGTTCTGCAGCAGCGGACATGGTTTCCCAGTCCGAGCGCGAGCCCATCACCACACCCACCTGCGGCAAGATCGGTTCCACGGTCGCTTCTGGAGATAGCCGGGGGAGCGCGCTATGTTAGCGGTCCTGTCGCAACGCACCAAACCCGATGGCCATCGACCGGCGCCTGCTCGAGATTCTGTGCTGTCCTGTGTCAAGGCGCCCCCTGCGCCTGATGCGGCAGGATCAGCTGACCTGGCTGAACGGTGAGGTCGCCCGCGGCAGCGTGCTGGATGTCCAGGGTCGCCCGGTCGCCGAGCCGCTGCAATCCGGGCTGATCACTGACGATGCCAAGGTGGTGTACCGCGTCGAGGACGACATTCCGGTCCTACTACCAGAGGATGGTATCGGCACCACGCAGTTCAGCGGGTTCCCCAACTGAGGCTTGAGTAAACTGTGACGTAGTTCCAGATTTCTACTCTTGGCAACAACGAGGACAGATGCATGAGTTACCCTGCGCCTCGAGACATCAGGCTTCCCGGGAACCGGCAGCCTCATCCAGGGGGATGCACGTGACCAACGGCACCGACAACAAGG
The Rhodanobacteraceae bacterium genome window above contains:
- a CDS encoding dCTP deaminase, yielding MSIKSDHWIRRMAEQHGMIEPFAPEQVRYGGDGQRLVSYGTSSYGYDVRCADEFKIFTNINSTIVDPKNFDERSFVDFKGPVCIIPPNSFCLARTVEYFRIPRSVLTVCLGKSTYARCGIIVNVTPLEPEWEGHVTLEFSNTTPLPAKIYANEGVAQMLFFESDEVCATSYRDRGGKYQGQLGVTLPKT
- a CDS encoding peptidylprolyl isomerase, yielding MTDLTAVFNTSRGTIRVKLTPDLTPLTVASFANLAKRGFYNGLNFHRVISNFMIQGGCPEGSGRGGPGYRFGDEFASSLRHNKAGILSMANAGPGTNGSQFFITHGPTPHLDGKHSVFGEVIEGQNVVDAIRQGDAINSISIEGDVDAFLASPKVAGKVAEWNTVLDSRR
- a CDS encoding DUF350 domain-containing protein; amino-acid sequence: MPNYLSHLPEFAAFFAMGMLLLAAFWSLYTLATPHSELELIRAGSVSAAVMLAGAMLGFAIPVAVAMARSEDLWQLAQWGLVALLVQFATYLAARLLHRDLHAAIEQDRVSVALWVATLSLCTGIVNAGAQLA
- a CDS encoding histidine kinase yields the protein MPLRLKLLLIAMVAAVFPLAGWRFVVQMETTLRQSQERAVMASARTLASALPAADGDLRAALIAPAVLHARPMNIDVATDGYPDDWGSWHVEPELLPSEGGLRARLYVGRGPGAINLWLEVDDDTPVAAAADGTLGEHADHIDLWLRDRYGERRWRVARMGDGITAAQPMPGADGRQPSFDLPAAWTEGPGGYRVELRVPVADPGLELALDVRDYPVIGADLPRASASSAARGLRYRALAPLWRESPLLRSLVPENARLRVLDGEGYVLARSGSLRPGSDTSDDDHELSFLRWLRALVYRHLLAPQMASGDGYAYNLLRLTTTQVDAALTGTPGATWRPAASQASVILTVALPLLHGSDVVGVVMLEETSDALLLWTNRALGSLLLGGLLTMLVAAAILFGYAGYLSYRIRKLRNAAENALTAEGRVVGNFPRSSAVDEIGDLSRSFGRLLDQVSAYTDYLRTLGGKLSHELATPLAVVKSSLENLEQEAMTESARIYAERARSGAERLGALLRTLSQASRIESAIAGAEAEDFDLREFLIGAAAGYRDLAEDREFTLAVPENPLPFHGAPELIHQALDKLVDNALGFCPPGGSIRLALEVKIIGSIDLVLSNNGPPLPQKMQDRLFDSLISVRDGRATMSPHLGLGLYIVRLVAELHQGEASAANLPDMSGVEFRMRMRGMR
- a CDS encoding SDR family oxidoreductase, producing the protein MQLDLTGRHALIGGGSQGIGRAAALELAQLGADVTVIGRDEARLHATLVELTAIRRGRYHALVADYADRTALARIAGDWLAQFPAQILVNNTGGPPPGPIELASEEAFLDTFGQHLLCNQLLTRLALPGMRAAGYGRIVNVISTSVREPIKGLGVSNTVRGAVASWAKTLATELAPEGITVNNVLPGFTRTARLDGLIAGKMKSSGASEDAVAAGMKSVVPMGRFADAGEVAAAIAFLASPAAGYITGVSLAVDGGRTLCL
- a CDS encoding aldehyde dehydrogenase encodes the protein MRDSLLRLTNFIDGDYCAPLSGAWLPVTEPATGQVYAEVPDSGAADIDAAVAAAQRAQRGWAATAPSARAAMLRRIADLIESQLDAFAEEESRDSGKPVHVARSVDIPRAVSNFRFFASMAESFASESHVGEVGTLNYTLRQPLGIVGCISPWNLPLYLLTWKIAPALAAGNCVIAKPSEITPVTAWLLGEIVQQAGLPPGVLAIVHGSGPRCGQPLVAHPKIKAISFTGSTATGAAIASATTTQFKKLSLEMGGKNATVVFADCDFERTVAECVRAAFSNQGQICLCGSRILVERPLLARFREAFVERVRQLRVGDPRNPQSDIGALVSAAHRDKVESYIALAHEEGGRLLTGGERVAVEGRCANGYFLAPTVFDHLDAHCRVNQEEIFGPVATITAFDDEAQALAYANSTRYGLAASVWTQDLSRAHRVAAELEAGVVWINCWMARDLRTPFGGVKHSGLGREGGLDGMRFFTEPKNVSLRV
- a CDS encoding RidA family protein, yielding MTASIHTSTAPKPVGHYPHARRVGDLLFLSGIGPRSPEDNSIPGNVHDAGGALVEYDIAAQCHSVFANVRAVLEACGAQWSDLVDVTVYLTDMARDFKVYNRIWAEYFPDPEQAPCRTTLGISALPTPIAIELKCVAQAPAVRAGL
- a CDS encoding 3-hydroxyanthranilate 3,4-dioxygenase; this translates as MWPSPINLNAWIDEHRHLLKPPVANKCIEQGDFIVMIVGGPNARTDYHVEDGPEFFYQLEGEMVLKIQHEGRAQDVPIRAGQIYYLPPRVPHSPQRMAGSIGLVIERKRLAHELDGLLWYCERCNHKLYEEFFALENIETQFGAVFDRFYSSTEKRTCSACGYLNPAPGRYG
- a CDS encoding superoxide dismutase [Fe] (SodB; iron binding; present under aerobic and anaerobic conditions; destroys free radicals), producing the protein MAIELPALPYARDALVPHISPETIDFHYSKHHQAYVTNLNNLIKGTAHENQSLEEIVRSSSGGVFNNAAQVWNHSFYWNCLKPNGGGAPTGALTAAIDAGSFDRFKEEFTKTAIGTFGSGWAWLVQRADGSLALASTSNAATPLTGDDKPLLTCDVWEHAYYIDYRNLRAKYVEAFWNLVNWDFVSAQMR
- a CDS encoding 5-(carboxyamino)imidazole ribonucleotide synthase → MRIGVIGGGQLARMMALAAAPLGVRVHALDPAVDACSGEVAPLEVAAFDDLAALHRFADVCAAITFDFENVSAPALRELAAVRPVRPNPLSLATAQDRGSEKALFARIGTGVAPFAIIDDASQIPAAMASVSFPAILKTRRFGYDGKGQISVADASLLEDAYTRLGQAPCVLETRIGFQRELSIVAVRSQDGELRCYPLVENIHVNGVLSVTLAPARVGPELVAAAESCAARLAEALDYVGAFAIEFFEVDGQLLANEMAPRVHNSGHWTIEGAVTSQFENHIRAVAGLPLGDTTPRGVSCMLNWIGELPDRNRALTVPGLHWHDYGKSARAGRKVGHATITAGDTAELRRRLKLAAELLGRQAQIEPALARLT